One Synechocystis sp. PCC 7509 genomic window, ACATTAAATGAGAACAAAAGGGTGATTGAGACCACATTAAGCAAGAATAGAACCGCATTAATTGAAACCAGACTGAAATCATAAATTTCAGACCAGATTAAATGAGAATGAAGCATTTTAGTAAAACAAACCAGAGTGATTCAAATCGATGAACCTGCGGTTAGCTCTCGGTCATCTGTTGATACGCAGGCGTAACCAATTAGCATCATGTAGAGTAAATAAACTGGTGTTCATCGAACATATTTTGCCATTGATATAATTACTAAGTTTCTTGCCCTAGAGAATGACAGATTGTCATTTTGCTGCGACTTTTCCCACAACAGTAAAGAAAACGTCCGTTTTCTTTACTGACTTCTCCCCAATTTTTATTCTCAGTTAATCTGGTCTGAAATTTATGATTTCGGTCTGTTGTCGTTTAATGTGGTTCTATTCTCTGTTAATGCGGTCTCAACCACCTGCTTATTATCGTTTAATGTGGTCTCAAAAACGCGATGATTTCGGGTCGGAGCGATTATAATATCGGGTCGCTACAGCTATCTTGCCATAGATATTCTCGATCAGTGGTAGCTTTTGAGGTTAATTCAAAACTCAACAATTTTACGATACACAAAGGATATTCTTAGATGGACTATAAAATATTTGAGCTTGGCAATTGTGTTTTACAGTCAGGGGCTACCTTACGCGATGCCAAATTAGCCTATAAAACCTACGGCAACCTGAGTGCCGACAAAAGTAATGTAATTGTTTACCCTACTTGGTATTCAGGGCAGCATTACGACAATGAATGGCTAATTGGAGAAGGCATGGCGCTCGACCCTGAAAAATATTTCATCATTATTCCCAATATGCTAGGTAACGGATTGTCTTCATCGCCTAGTAATACTCCACCACCTTACGATCGCGCTCGTTTTCCTAATGTAACTTTCTACGATAACGTTAAGCTGCAACATCGACTGGTAACAGAGAACTTCGGCATCGAAAAAATTGCTTTAGTAGTCGGTTGGTCAATGGGTGCGGGACAAACCTATCAATGGGCTGTTAGCTATCCAGATATGGTAGAACGCATTTTTCCCTTTTGCGGTTCTGCTAAAACCAGTCTCCACAATTTCGTATTTCTAGAAGGCGTGAAAGCAGCTTTACAGGCAGACTCTGCATGGGAAGCTGGATGGTATAAGGAACAGCCAACTAAAGGTTTACGTGCGGTGGCGCGAGTATATGCAGGATGGGGCTTTTCCCAAGCATTCTATCGAGAAAAGATATATATCCAGCAAGGTTATTCATCATTGGAAGATTTTTTAGTAGCTTTCTGGGAAGGCTTTTTTTTACGCCGCGATGCCAATAATTTGTTAACAATGTTGTGGACTTGGCAGAACGGTGATATTGGTAAAACCCCTGGTTTTGGTAGCAATTTTGAACAAGCGTTAGGAGCAATTAAAGCTAAAGCAATTGTTATGCCGGGACAAACCGATCTGTATTTTCCTCCCGAAGATAACGAATACGAAGTTAAATACATGCCAAATGCTCTATTGCGCCCTATACCTTCAATTTGGGGTCATTTTGCTGGCGGTGGTGCTAACCCAGTGGATACGAAATTTATTGATGATAGTTTAAAAGAATTACTTGCTAGTTAACCTGATAGGATAACTTTTTTTATTCTAGCTACAGACTTGCAGTACAAGGCTGGAGAAACCCCCGTAATAAAAATTGTAAAAGTCGTGTAAACATTTGCAGAATAACAGCTTGGGTTGAACATGAATGGTAATCTTACGGGAAAGAAAGAAGCACTTTATTATCTGTTTCAAAGACTATTACTAACACCAGTTTCAACCGATAAAGATTGGGGAGGCGCTAATGTTGTGATAACTTCTCGTCAAGTTAACAGAGCAAGCAGTAGCTTTTATTCCCAGCTAAGATACGTTGTTAGTGCTGACGCAAAGGAATTGAGTTGGCTTTTCTGCCAACTTCAGGATATTTTTTTAGGATTGTACGACAGTACGTCAGAACTTGAGTTCTTTGGTCGTCTTACAAATACTGCATTGCGTTATCAGAGTATAAGCAAGGACGATGAAAATCAACGGGACTTGCTATTTGCTGTTCTTCATGAGGCGTTTACTATATTGGATGAGATGGAAAAAGGCACTTTTGAATACTTCCTTGTCTCACCGGGAAATGAGATTGTAGATGATTTTATTGAGCAGTCCCAAAGGCGTGGGTTTATTAGTATTAGCGAAACGACAAGGTTTTTAGCTGAAAAAGGAATTAAGGCATGATGCTTAAATAAAATTTTGGAGGCAAGACTTTTCCCACAGCTCCAGCTTTCCCAAAATTGGGAGGCGATCGCATTAGTTCTAGGGGATTTATTACAAAAGCCTGCATTACCAGCACGGGTCTTCATGTGCAGTTAATATAGCGTTCTGGTGGAATGCGCTTATGCAAACTAGACCAAGACAGCAGATGGAGTTAGGACTGATTGAAAGGTGGTGATCGCCATTTAATAAACAAAACTGTGCTTTATGGTGTACGCCATTTGTTTAGATATTTTTTACTCTACAAAGTTCAAAGTTGTAGAACAAGCACGATCACCAACTCTATAACTTGCTATTGCAAGCTTTGCATCGTTTATTATCAAACCGCCTGCGAGACTCTTCACACGCACGTTCACGCTAAAAGATAGCCCATATTTGATATAGCACTACCCAGAAATGCTTGCAGATTTATTTTAATCAGTAAGTAAATATATCAAGCAACAGAACTGAAAAAGTAGTTGAAATAAAGCTTGCCGATAGTATTGCAACCTTAACTTCAACTGTCAAAGATTGGAAATGCCGCTCTTTGCGTGAGTATGCCTTGAGCATCAAAACTGGTTTGCAACAAGATAAACTCGTAGGCGAACTTATTAAAGCTCAATTTTTTCAATATAACCAAGATTCGTGCGTGAGCTTTATTTTAATAAGTAATTACTTACGCTTCAATCTCTAGTTCCAATACATTTTACTGCTTATTTAATAGCTATATTTTTAAAATAAAATTAATATAAATTTATGATTTTACCTAGCATTTTCGCCCATTTTTTTTGAAACATTTGAATTTATAGACTTATAAAATAAATGTATAGATTGATTCGTTTTATTTATCAATGGTGTATATCTTCTTACAGATATAGAACTAAAGAGTCTATTAAATAAACTCATGAAAGTAAATTAGGAATAGAGTTTTACTATGAATAAGCAGCAGATTTATCCGAGAGGTTTAACGTATGGCTTGCTGTTGATATGCCTAGGGTTTGTAAGTGCTTGTAGCGAAACTTCAGCTAATAATTCAGGTAATACTGCTAATAAAAAAGTAATTCGGATTGCGATCGCAACTCAAGATCAAACAATTAACACGGCTACTGGTGGCTCAGTTATTCGAGAGGAAAAACTACTCGAAAAATATTTACCTAAAACTGGAAAGTATGCAAATGTTGAATACAACATCGAGTGGTCGAGCTACACATCTGGACCGCCAATTACTAACAAAATGCTGGCAAATCAAATTGATATCGGCATGATGGGCGATTTCCCGGCAACTATCAATATGACTACGTTTCAAAAAAAGGGAAATGGAGTTAAAACACTCTATATTGCTACTTTAGGCTATAGCCCCAATGGAGCCGGAAACGCCGTATTAGTTCCTAAAGATAGCCCAGTAAAGACACTAGCAGATTTGAAAGGAAAAGAAGTTTCTGTTCCTTTTGGTTCGGCGGCTCATGGGATGTTACTTAAAGCCTTAAAAAAAGAAGGGGTTAATCCAGAAAAAGATTTAACTTTAGTCAGCCAAGCACCAGAGGTAGGAGGAAGCAATTTAAAAACGAAGCAAATTGCGGCTCATGCTAATTTTGTTCCCTTTGGTGAATTATTTGCCTATAGAGGTTTCGCTAGAAAAATATTTGATGGCGCTCAAACTGGAACTCCGACATTTCACGGGGTTTTAGTGCGTTCGGATTTTGCTAAGGAAAATCCTGAAATAGTTACGGCTTATCTTAAAGCGCTGCTGACTGCAAATCAAATGTTTCAAGAACAACCAGAAGCACTCGCCACTAAGGTAGAAAAATGGTCTGGTGTAGAACGGGAAGTAGTGTATATGTTTTTGGGTCCTTCGGGATTGCAGCAATTGAATCCGGCGATCGCTCAAGTTAATTTTGAGGCGCTCAAAAATAGTGTTGTTACCTTAAAGCAGTTAGGTAAGTTAGATAATAGCGTTAATCCTGAAGATGTGACTAAATGGGCTGATGACAGCTATTTACGTCAAGCTATGCAAGAAATGGAACTTGACTATGACAAAGTAGCTAAGGCGGAGGCGTTAGCAATTGGCGGGGAAGATGCTCAAACTAAGGAAAAAATTGCTAACCCCAAAATGGCGGCTCAAGTTTGGCTAGAAAGCGAAGATAAAGTCATGAGTTTTGCTTCAATTCCTAACATGATGGCGATGCTGCAAAAGCTCAAAGCAGAAGGCAAAGAGACTAAGGGCGCTGTATTCGTCCACGACCGCGCTCGCGGTTGGAAGCTATTTGCAGAAAATTCTTTTTTTGTCCAAAACGGTAAGGAAATTTCGGCTTTTTTAACCGAAAAAGAGGCTCAGGCGTTTGCTAATAAATCGGGGGCGAAAGTTGCAAATTTTCAAGGACTCCAGCAATCTGTAGCTCAAAAAATGCCTGTATTAATAGGAGCGAATTGATATGGCTACATCAACAAAAACTTTGCGTTCTCTATTAGGCAGCTTGACAGCGATTGCCAAACGCAAACAAGGCGACCACCCAAGGAAGAAATTGCTCAACCCCCAAACCTTTAGACGCGGTTTGTCACTATTGCTATTTTTCGGTATTTGGCAACTACTATGTCATACCAAGTTCAACTTTTTCATCAATTTTGAAAACGTACCTTCTCCGGTGGAAGTTGTCGGCGCTACCGTAGATTTTGTTAAGAGTAATCCCACTAAGCACATTCAATCCAGTGCATTTAGAGTTCTAACGGGCTTTGCAACGGCGGCGGTATTGGGTATTAGTTTGGGAATTGCGATCGGTTGGTTTCAAAAAATTGAGGACTTAATCTTTCTCCCTTTAGAAATATTAAGACCAATTCCGGCGGTTGCTTGGATACCTTTAGCAATTTTGATGTTTCCTAATGCGGAAGCTGGGATGATTTACTTAACTTTTGTTGGTGCTTTCTTCCCGATTTTGATCAGCACAATTCGCGGTGTAGAAAGTACAGATTTATTACTGTTGCGAGTTGGTCAGTCTTTGGGCGCGAAGCAGTGGCATATTTTTAAAGATATCGTCGTTCCTGGAGCGATGCCCAGTATTGCTAGTGGTTTAGTAATTGGCATGGGTAACTCTTGGTTTTGCTTAGTCACGGCGGAAATATTAGCAGGTAGGTACGGCGTGGGTTACATCACCTGGGAATCTTATGTTACGTCCAACTACCCGCCAATTGTGATGGGGATGTTGTTGATTGGTTTGATGGGTGCATTTAGTGCTTACGCTGTTGATCGCCTAACTTGTTTACTCATGCCTTGGCGAATTACGAAAAAGAAAAGCGTTTAAGGTTGCTCGGAGGTTTAAATATTGTGGCAGTAGTGGTAGAAAAGAACCTAGTACAGAGGGTTAGAGGCTTTGTAGAAGTAGAAGATTTGTCAGTTTCCTTCAAACGCAAAGGGCATTGCGTTCAGGTGTTGGATTCGGTGAATTTTAAGATAACTCCTGGTGAATTTGTTTGTCTGTTGGGTCCGTCAGGGTGTGGTAAGTCAACGATTTTAAATGCGATTGCTGGATTTATTCAGCCTACTAGCGGTTTTGTTTTTGTTAATAAGCGTCATGTCAATGCCCCTAGTGCCGATCGCGGTTTTGTTTTCCAGCAATACTCTTTATTACCCTGGAAGACAACTTTTGAAAATGTTGAGTTTGGATTAAAAATTAAGGGAAGGCCCAATGCAGAACGACGGGAATTAGTAGATTACTATCTCAACTTAGTTGGCTTATCTAAGCATCGTCATTCCTATCCGCATCAACTTTCTGGCGGAATGCAACAACGGGCAAGTATTGTCAGAGCTTTAGTCAATTCTCCCTCAGTTCTGCTTATGGACGAACCATTTGCTGCTTTAGATGCTCAAACAAGACACATGATGCAGGAACTTTTGCTATCAATTTGGAGCGACTTAAAAACAACGGTGATTTTTGTCACTCACGACATTGAAGAAGCCTTGTTTTTAAGCGATCGCATTTTTGTTATGGGGGTAAATCCAGGCAGAATTAAGCAGCAAATAAATGTCACTTTAGCGCGTCCCCGTCATGTAGATAGTATAGTTTCACCCGACTTTATCGCCCTTAACCGTCAGGTATTTGAGTTAATTCGTGAGGAAACTCTTAAAAGTATGGAAGTTGAATAGTTAAAGTGCATGGGCGTGTTATGCCACCACTAATCCTTACTGCAACACCAACACCAACTAAGCTTACTACTGATGTGCCTGTATATAAGCTCTTAGCAATCAATCTGTGAGGGTTATTACTTCGTGATTTGCAATATAGTTTTTAGCTATACGGCTGCTCTTATATATGAACTCTTTGCAAAAATTCTGATTGAATCCAGCGATCGAGGTTGATTGTTTTTAAGCTTTCGTTACCGGGAATGAGACTAAGCTGGGCAATATGTCCCCTAATCCAGTCGGGACGAATTGTGACTTCCGAAAAAAAGCGCTCTGGCTGATTTTTGTAGTAGTTGGTGCTAAGTAGGCGGGAAATTATTTCGCTATCTAGATTTGACCACTGGCTAATTAGGGAAAGTGCAGAGGGCGTAGTTGCATACCAATATTGGGCTGCACTCAAAGCTCTGAGGTAGGCGATCGCAATTTCTGGATGCTGCTCTGCTAGGGAGGCGCTCACAACTACACCATAAAAAGCAGGTAGGATATTTGGATTATTGCCTTGCAAGTACCGAAACCTTCCTTGGTTATAAGCAATATCATGAAAAGGGGCAAAGTGGGCGTAGCCATCGGCTACGGTGGGAGAGCCAAAGGGATGAGCAATATCTGAATTTTCTAGCGCCGCCAACTTAACTTCCGTCAGGATGTTGGCAAAATTCAGACTCCGCATTACCATTCCGTGAGCAGACGAACTAAATGGTACAGCAATAGTTCTCCCCCGCAAGTCTTCGATGCTTTGAATTTTGGACTCGTTTGGCACAATTACAGCATTGCAAGAGCCATCGGGATTTGTAGAAACAAAGCTAACTAAGCGCGTTTGTTTTGTTTCGCCTTGCTGTACGGCGCTAAGTAATAAAGGATAGTCGCCCAAAATACCTATATCTAGCTCCCCAGAATGTAACCCTTGAACGATGGGCGCTCCGGTAGAATAATCACGCCAGCGAGTTTGATATTGAGTAGAACTGTAGCGTCCGGTTTTTGGTAAAAAGTGTTCTAGCAAGCCCAAGCGTTGAATTATCAACCCCGCCGTTACCGTTGTAATAGTGCTGTTTTGAATCCCAATCGACAAATTCAGTGTTTCTGGGCGTTGAGGGGTAGAACGAAGAACCAGATTAGGCGATCGCCAGCGTATAGGTTTCGGTTGAACTTCGGCTTGCTGACTTTCTAGCAAAGCGACAAACTTTTGCACCGGGTTTGAACTACGCCGCGCTGTTTGTTTCTCTGCTTGGGCGATCGCGCTCTGGTTTAAGCGTCGAGGTTGTAGCACAAAAATGTTGCTGGATAAGGCAAATTCTTGAAGCGGAATTGCAGTTAATTTTCTTGATTGGCATTCAGTTGTAAATTCTAAATTAGAGGCAAAACCTAGATAATTTCCTTGGGTGATAAAGGTTCGCATCAAAGCGGCAGTTTCTACTATCTCTACGGAAAAGTCATCAAAACTTAATCCCAATTCGTGCAAGCGAGATTCAAAAACTAAGCGACTAGGAGTACCCGCAGGTAGCATTACCCAAGGCTCTTTTTTTAGTTCTTGCAAGCTCAACCAATTTTTTTTAGCTAAGACGTGACTTGAAGTAACAAGCAAGCGATAGTCAATGGAAGAAATCGCTCTTGCGAATACTTCATCAAATTCAGAGCAATCAATGTCTGAAATGCCTACGTCAATCTGGCTGCTCGTTAAAGCCCGATACAAAAATTCTGCCGATTCAAATACTATATATTGCGTTGTAATGCCTGGATACTGTTGGCGATATTTGAAGATAATTTCTGGCAACCATTCACTCGCAATAGCTGCCGTACAACCTATTTTAAAATGACCAAGTTTTCCTTTTTTAATCTCTTCAATTTTTGCTAAGAGTTGATTTTCTGCTTCAACTAATCTATATCCTTCTTCATACAAAAAAGCTCCTACTTCTGTTAGCTGAATTTTGCGTCCTAATCGATAAAAAAGCGGCGTTTTTAATTCAGCTTCTAAAGTTTTTATTTTAACGCTAACCGCAGGTTGAGTAAGGTTCAAAGCGTCGGCGGCTTCTGTAAAGCTTAAATTTCTTGCCACTTCCAAGAACGCCTTAACTTGATTAATTTCCACAATAATTAGCTCCGTAAGCTTCTAAAAACATTTATAAAAATATTTTATGATTCTATAAATAACGGGCATGAAAGTCAGTATTGTCTGTTACAAAATAGTCTTGTATTTAACTAAACAGTTCATTAGTATAGAAAAAGCAAAAACAACTTGTAATTATTTTTTTGGCATCTTTAAAAGTTTTTCACAGCAGCAAAAAGGGGTAAAGAAGTGAATACTCAATGGATGAAGACCGATGTTTTAATTGTTGGTGGTGGAACTGCTGGGACAATGGCAGCAATTAAAGCAAAACAAGCAAATCCCCAAGGCGATGTCCTGATTTTAGAAAAAGCAAATATTCGCCGCAGTGGAGCGATCGCAATGGGAATGGACGGCGTAAATACTGCTGTTATTCCTGGTAATTCTACCCCTGAACAGTATGTCCGCGAAATCACTATTTCTAACGACGGTATCCTTAATCAAAAAGCAGTTTATCAAACTGGAAAACTAG contains:
- a CDS encoding alpha/beta fold hydrolase, with amino-acid sequence MDYKIFELGNCVLQSGATLRDAKLAYKTYGNLSADKSNVIVYPTWYSGQHYDNEWLIGEGMALDPEKYFIIIPNMLGNGLSSSPSNTPPPYDRARFPNVTFYDNVKLQHRLVTENFGIEKIALVVGWSMGAGQTYQWAVSYPDMVERIFPFCGSAKTSLHNFVFLEGVKAALQADSAWEAGWYKEQPTKGLRAVARVYAGWGFSQAFYREKIYIQQGYSSLEDFLVAFWEGFFLRRDANNLLTMLWTWQNGDIGKTPGFGSNFEQALGAIKAKAIVMPGQTDLYFPPEDNEYEVKYMPNALLRPIPSIWGHFAGGGANPVDTKFIDDSLKELLAS
- a CDS encoding ABC transporter substrate-binding protein — translated: MNKQQIYPRGLTYGLLLICLGFVSACSETSANNSGNTANKKVIRIAIATQDQTINTATGGSVIREEKLLEKYLPKTGKYANVEYNIEWSSYTSGPPITNKMLANQIDIGMMGDFPATINMTTFQKKGNGVKTLYIATLGYSPNGAGNAVLVPKDSPVKTLADLKGKEVSVPFGSAAHGMLLKALKKEGVNPEKDLTLVSQAPEVGGSNLKTKQIAAHANFVPFGELFAYRGFARKIFDGAQTGTPTFHGVLVRSDFAKENPEIVTAYLKALLTANQMFQEQPEALATKVEKWSGVEREVVYMFLGPSGLQQLNPAIAQVNFEALKNSVVTLKQLGKLDNSVNPEDVTKWADDSYLRQAMQEMELDYDKVAKAEALAIGGEDAQTKEKIANPKMAAQVWLESEDKVMSFASIPNMMAMLQKLKAEGKETKGAVFVHDRARGWKLFAENSFFVQNGKEISAFLTEKEAQAFANKSGAKVANFQGLQQSVAQKMPVLIGAN
- a CDS encoding ABC transporter permease is translated as MATSTKTLRSLLGSLTAIAKRKQGDHPRKKLLNPQTFRRGLSLLLFFGIWQLLCHTKFNFFINFENVPSPVEVVGATVDFVKSNPTKHIQSSAFRVLTGFATAAVLGISLGIAIGWFQKIEDLIFLPLEILRPIPAVAWIPLAILMFPNAEAGMIYLTFVGAFFPILISTIRGVESTDLLLLRVGQSLGAKQWHIFKDIVVPGAMPSIASGLVIGMGNSWFCLVTAEILAGRYGVGYITWESYVTSNYPPIVMGMLLIGLMGAFSAYAVDRLTCLLMPWRITKKKSV
- a CDS encoding ABC transporter ATP-binding protein, encoding MANYEKEKRLRLLGGLNIVAVVVEKNLVQRVRGFVEVEDLSVSFKRKGHCVQVLDSVNFKITPGEFVCLLGPSGCGKSTILNAIAGFIQPTSGFVFVNKRHVNAPSADRGFVFQQYSLLPWKTTFENVEFGLKIKGRPNAERRELVDYYLNLVGLSKHRHSYPHQLSGGMQQRASIVRALVNSPSVLLMDEPFAALDAQTRHMMQELLLSIWSDLKTTVIFVTHDIEEALFLSDRIFVMGVNPGRIKQQINVTLARPRHVDSIVSPDFIALNRQVFELIREETLKSMEVE
- a CDS encoding LysR family transcriptional regulator, with the translated sequence MEINQVKAFLEVARNLSFTEAADALNLTQPAVSVKIKTLEAELKTPLFYRLGRKIQLTEVGAFLYEEGYRLVEAENQLLAKIEEIKKGKLGHFKIGCTAAIASEWLPEIIFKYRQQYPGITTQYIVFESAEFLYRALTSSQIDVGISDIDCSEFDEVFARAISSIDYRLLVTSSHVLAKKNWLSLQELKKEPWVMLPAGTPSRLVFESRLHELGLSFDDFSVEIVETAALMRTFITQGNYLGFASNLEFTTECQSRKLTAIPLQEFALSSNIFVLQPRRLNQSAIAQAEKQTARRSSNPVQKFVALLESQQAEVQPKPIRWRSPNLVLRSTPQRPETLNLSIGIQNSTITTVTAGLIIQRLGLLEHFLPKTGRYSSTQYQTRWRDYSTGAPIVQGLHSGELDIGILGDYPLLLSAVQQGETKQTRLVSFVSTNPDGSCNAVIVPNESKIQSIEDLRGRTIAVPFSSSAHGMVMRSLNFANILTEVKLAALENSDIAHPFGSPTVADGYAHFAPFHDIAYNQGRFRYLQGNNPNILPAFYGVVVSASLAEQHPEIAIAYLRALSAAQYWYATTPSALSLISQWSNLDSEIISRLLSTNYYKNQPERFFSEVTIRPDWIRGHIAQLSLIPGNESLKTINLDRWIQSEFLQRVHI